A window of Nomascus leucogenys isolate Asia chromosome X, Asia_NLE_v1, whole genome shotgun sequence contains these coding sequences:
- the LOC115830410 gene encoding chondrosarcoma-associated gene 2/3 protein-like isoform X1, producing the protein MWMGLIQLVEGVKRKDQGFLEKEFYHKTNIKMQCEFLACWPAFTVLEEAWRDQVDWSRLLRDAGLVKMSGKPRASSPLFNNHPPTPKRQERGKHPLNPGPEALSKFPRQPRREKGPVKEVPGTKGSP; encoded by the exons ATGTGGATGGGTCTCATCCAATTAGTTGAAGGTGTTAAGAGAAAAGACCAAGGTTTCCTGGAAAAGGAATTCTACCACAAGACTAACATAAAAATGCAGTGTGAGTTTCTAGCCTGCTGGCCTGCCTTCACTGTCCTGGAGGAGGCATGGAGAGACCAGGTGGACTGGAGTAGACTATTGAGAGACGCTGGTCTGGTAAAGATGTCTGGGAAACCACGAGCCTCCAGCCCATTGTTCAACAACCACCCACCAACACCAAAGAGGCAAGAACGTGGAAAGCATCCTCTCAACCCTGGCCCAGAAGCCCTATCAAA GTTCCCAAGACAACCCAGAAGGGAAAAAGGACCCGTCAAGGAAGTTCCAGGAACAAAAGGCTCTCCCTAA
- the LOC115830410 gene encoding chondrosarcoma-associated gene 2/3 protein-like isoform X2 produces the protein MWMGLIQLVEGVKRKDQGFLEKEFYHKTNIKMQCEFLACWPAFTVLEEAWRDQVDWSRLLRDAGLVKMSGKPRASSPLFNNHPPTPKRFPRQPRREKGPVKEVPGTKGSP, from the exons ATGTGGATGGGTCTCATCCAATTAGTTGAAGGTGTTAAGAGAAAAGACCAAGGTTTCCTGGAAAAGGAATTCTACCACAAGACTAACATAAAAATGCAGTGTGAGTTTCTAGCCTGCTGGCCTGCCTTCACTGTCCTGGAGGAGGCATGGAGAGACCAGGTGGACTGGAGTAGACTATTGAGAGACGCTGGTCTGGTAAAGATGTCTGGGAAACCACGAGCCTCCAGCCCATTGTTCAACAACCACCCACCAACACCAAAGAG GTTCCCAAGACAACCCAGAAGGGAAAAAGGACCCGTCAAGGAAGTTCCAGGAACAAAAGGCTCTCCCTAA